One window of uncultured Trichococcus sp. genomic DNA carries:
- a CDS encoding heme-binding protein — protein sequence MAKYERPEYTVLLSEEPFELREYRDFYVVEYDNAADPDVDSGFGTLFRYISKDNQADRKISMTVPVIQELSDERTKMAFVVPKSEWEDIPQPNSPSLNVKKFASGLFAVIQYGGYSNDRKERDMLEKLAQWVQDKKYQPTSNYMLASFNAPFVPPMFRHNEIMVRVGTDQHDSD from the coding sequence ATGGCTAAATATGAACGCCCGGAATACACCGTGCTGCTGTCGGAGGAACCATTCGAATTGCGGGAATACCGCGACTTCTATGTCGTGGAATACGACAATGCCGCTGACCCGGATGTGGACAGCGGGTTCGGCACCTTGTTCCGCTATATTTCGAAAGACAATCAGGCCGACCGAAAAATCAGCATGACCGTACCGGTGATCCAGGAACTGTCGGACGAGCGCACGAAGATGGCGTTCGTTGTCCCGAAGTCGGAATGGGAGGATATTCCGCAGCCCAATAGTCCCTCTTTGAACGTCAAAAAGTTCGCCAGCGGCCTTTTTGCGGTCATCCAGTACGGCGGTTATTCGAATGATCGGAAAGAGCGTGACATGCTGGAGAAGCTGGCGCAGTGGGTGCAGGACAAAAAGTACCAGCCTACTTCGAATTATATGCTGGCGTCCTTCAATGCTCCGTTCGTGCCGCCGATGTTCCGGCATAACGAAATCATGGTGCGGGTCGGAACGGATCAACATGATTCCGATTAA
- a CDS encoding ribonuclease domain-containing protein — MKNLKSVMKGLFALLAIILAVSVNGVDSLFDEQTPDSSISIASSSSQAIEEGIQEGIPQNETQESAELIISGGVTQWQSYSTKDEVAAYIHQFNELPPNYLTKDEAEALGWDNAEGNLWEVTDGMSIGGDSFGNREGLLPKGSGRTYYEADINYDGGYRGAERIVYSNDGLIFYTDDHYESFEQLYGEGE; from the coding sequence ATGAAAAATCTAAAAAGCGTCATGAAGGGCTTGTTCGCGCTTTTGGCGATCATTTTGGCCGTATCGGTCAATGGGGTCGATTCGCTTTTCGATGAACAGACACCTGACTCTTCGATCAGCATCGCCTCCAGCAGCTCACAAGCAATTGAAGAAGGCATCCAAGAAGGTATCCCGCAAAATGAAACGCAGGAATCGGCCGAACTAATAATCAGCGGCGGAGTCACGCAATGGCAGTCCTATTCCACGAAAGACGAAGTGGCGGCCTATATCCACCAGTTCAACGAGCTGCCGCCCAACTATCTGACGAAGGATGAAGCCGAAGCATTGGGCTGGGACAACGCTGAAGGCAACTTGTGGGAAGTGACGGACGGGATGTCCATCGGCGGTGATTCCTTCGGTAACCGCGAAGGTCTGCTTCCGAAGGGATCGGGCAGGACCTATTACGAGGCCGACATTAATTACGACGGCGGCTACCGCGGGGCGGAGCGCATTGTATACTCGAATGACGGACTGATTTTTTATACGGATGATCATTACGAATCGTTCGAACAGCTTTACGGGGAGGGGGAGTGA
- a CDS encoding barstar family protein, whose product MEIIRLDGRKMTDRKATHAYLKRKLHLPEYYGNNLDALWDCLTTDFSGKMIILNDPQTVKSQLGGYGESLLRLFREAAAANSAIRLILAYPLPS is encoded by the coding sequence ATGGAAATCATCCGTTTGGACGGCAGAAAAATGACCGACCGGAAAGCGACACATGCCTATCTGAAAAGGAAATTGCATCTCCCCGAATATTACGGCAATAATCTTGATGCCTTGTGGGATTGTCTGACGACCGATTTTTCCGGGAAAATGATTATCCTGAATGATCCGCAAACCGTTAAAAGCCAACTCGGTGGCTATGGGGAATCGCTGTTGCGCCTCTTCAGGGAAGCGGCAGCGGCTAATTCTGCTATCCGTTTGATTCTGGCTTATCCGCTCCCAAGTTGA
- a CDS encoding DNA alkylation repair protein has protein sequence MWYDGIFESLLALRDEERAPQMSAYMRNQFPFLGIQTGPRKAAYKKFLATAKKEKIVDFHFVDQCFKRDEREFQYAGVDYLLAIQDFLGPKDLPKLKQYIQTKSWWDTVDGLDGVVGSIVQRYPECKPILLEWSEADDIWLRRVAIDHQLGFKEKTDTALLEEIIKNNLNQKEFFINKAIGWSLRDFSKTNPDWVRIFLSAHQEDLSNLSIREGSKYV, from the coding sequence ATGTGGTATGATGGCATTTTTGAATCTTTGCTGGCGTTGCGCGATGAAGAACGCGCCCCCCAGATGTCGGCCTATATGCGGAATCAATTCCCGTTCCTGGGTATCCAAACGGGTCCGCGGAAAGCGGCCTATAAAAAATTTCTTGCAACCGCAAAAAAAGAAAAGATCGTCGACTTCCATTTCGTCGACCAGTGCTTCAAGCGGGATGAACGTGAATTTCAGTATGCCGGCGTCGATTATCTTTTGGCGATCCAGGATTTCCTTGGTCCGAAAGACTTGCCTAAATTGAAGCAGTACATCCAGACAAAATCTTGGTGGGATACCGTAGATGGCTTGGACGGGGTTGTCGGATCGATCGTCCAGCGTTATCCGGAATGCAAGCCGATCCTGTTGGAATGGAGCGAGGCGGATGACATCTGGCTGCGTCGCGTTGCCATCGATCATCAACTCGGCTTCAAAGAAAAGACAGATACCGCATTACTGGAAGAGATCATCAAAAATAATCTGAACCAAAAGGAATTCTTCATCAACAAAGCCATCGGTTGGAGCCTGCGTGATTTCAGCAAAACGAATCCCGATTGGGTGCGCATCTTCCTTTCCGCGCATCAAGAGGACCTGTCCAACCTGAGCATCCGCGAAGGCAGCAAGTATGTCTGA
- a CDS encoding alpha/beta hydrolase produces the protein MEKNRKSSWIRKVLIGLAILTVIAAGAFFWYVNDYYQATADAVEALQSDGSVTITETDDAITFVPNGENPEEGIIFYPGGKVEAEAYAPLLRSLAEADLLVIVAKMPFHLAVFDADAAEAIMAQEESVQDWYLAGHSLGGVMASSFAADQSDEVAGLIFLAAYPSGDLTAAPFPVLSIYGSEDEVLSRESYEEAQEKLPGDYTEIELVGGNHAQFGDYGTQEGDGTASITAEQQQQQAVEAITAFIENNRQQ, from the coding sequence ATGGAAAAAAACAGGAAATCCAGCTGGATCCGAAAAGTGCTGATTGGCTTGGCTATACTGACAGTGATAGCCGCAGGTGCGTTCTTTTGGTATGTGAATGACTATTACCAAGCAACGGCGGATGCTGTCGAGGCGCTGCAGTCGGATGGGTCGGTCACCATCACCGAAACCGATGACGCGATCACCTTTGTGCCGAATGGGGAAAATCCGGAAGAAGGCATCATCTTTTATCCGGGCGGAAAAGTGGAAGCGGAAGCCTATGCGCCTTTGCTGCGCAGCCTGGCCGAAGCGGACTTGTTGGTGATCGTCGCCAAGATGCCTTTCCATTTGGCGGTCTTTGATGCGGACGCGGCAGAAGCGATCATGGCACAGGAAGAGAGTGTGCAGGATTGGTATCTTGCCGGGCATTCCTTGGGCGGCGTCATGGCCTCCAGTTTTGCGGCCGACCAATCTGATGAAGTCGCCGGGTTGATTTTCTTGGCAGCCTATCCATCAGGAGATCTGACTGCTGCGCCGTTTCCGGTCCTTTCCATCTACGGTTCGGAAGATGAAGTACTGAGCCGTGAAAGCTACGAAGAAGCGCAAGAAAAGCTTCCGGGAGACTATACGGAAATCGAACTGGTCGGCGGCAATCATGCCCAATTTGGGGATTACGGGACGCAGGAGGGCGATGGTACGGCATCCATCACTGCCGAACAGCAGCAACAGCAAGCGGTCGAGGCCATCACAGCTTTCATTGAAAACAACCGCCAGCAATAG
- a CDS encoding GNAT family N-acetyltransferase: MTEITMAKMSQLSETQKEEVRKIFVTSYYKDMKTLHRDTDRLLGGFRRLLQEDLIRVAMDGDRPVAMVGCSTNKRRAMEVNKEDFLANFGFIWGHVGYFSFRKEYGEPLDIDDDTLYFECVATNEADRRQGVAGQMLLNLIETEPYKTFALDVVDSNGRAQSVYERIGFREVHRKKSLIGKIFMDYSESIWMSRPKHLPNPSE; encoded by the coding sequence ATGACAGAAATAACGATGGCGAAAATGAGCCAATTATCAGAAACACAAAAAGAGGAAGTCAGAAAAATTTTCGTCACCAGCTACTACAAGGACATGAAGACGCTGCACCGCGATACCGATCGCTTGCTTGGCGGATTCCGCAGGCTGTTGCAGGAGGATTTGATCCGAGTCGCGATGGACGGGGATCGCCCGGTCGCGATGGTGGGGTGTTCGACCAACAAGCGCCGTGCGATGGAAGTGAACAAAGAAGATTTCTTGGCTAATTTCGGATTTATCTGGGGACATGTCGGTTATTTCAGTTTTCGCAAAGAATACGGCGAGCCACTGGACATCGACGATGACACGCTCTATTTTGAATGCGTGGCGACGAATGAGGCAGACCGGCGACAAGGTGTTGCCGGTCAGATGCTGCTCAATCTGATCGAAACGGAACCTTACAAAACCTTTGCCTTGGATGTCGTCGACAGCAACGGGCGGGCACAAAGTGTTTATGAACGGATCGGCTTCCGCGAAGTGCATCGGAAAAAATCCTTGATCGGAAAAATTTTCATGGACTACTCGGAAAGCATCTGGATGAGCCGTCCAAAGCATTTGCCGAATCCATCGGAATGA
- the argS gene encoding arginine--tRNA ligase: MDYKKIVAEEIQKLVPEHLSYDQVYQLLEVPKYTEHGDVAFPAFALAKALRKAPQAIAGDLAAQLNHPYIEKVEAVGPYVNLFLEKAAVTNAVLHEIAAEGHAFGTADIGKGGNVPIDMSSPNIAKPISMGHLRSTVIGNSLANIMKKVGFNPIKINHLGDWGTQFGKLIVAYKLWGNEEKVKAEPINELLTLYVRFHTEAESDDTLNDEARAWFKKLEDGDEEALHLWEWFRSESLQEFMKIYDMLGITFDSFNGEAFYNDKMDEVVELLDKAGILTQDRGATIVDLEKYNLNPALIKKSDGATLYITRDLAAAIYRKRNYDFAMSLYAVGNEQSNHFKQLKAVLKELGYDWAENMHHIPFGLITQGGKKLSTRQGKVILLEEVLNEATELSLKQINEKNPTLENKEEVAKAVGVGAVVFHDLKNDRLNNFDFDLEEVVQFEGETGPYVQYTNARGLSILRKAAVELDTTEAADLGLDDAYAWEVVKLLNSFPEIIQQAYEKFEPSVIAKYTLHLAQAFNKYYGNTKVLVEDDKRNARLALVQSVATVLQEGLRLLGVQSPEKM; encoded by the coding sequence ATGGATTATAAAAAGATTGTTGCTGAAGAGATTCAAAAGCTGGTACCGGAGCATTTAAGCTACGACCAAGTGTACCAATTGCTGGAAGTACCCAAATACACTGAGCACGGGGATGTCGCATTTCCGGCATTCGCACTGGCGAAAGCACTGCGCAAAGCACCGCAAGCCATCGCCGGAGATTTGGCGGCACAGCTGAACCATCCTTACATTGAAAAGGTGGAAGCAGTAGGCCCGTACGTTAACCTGTTCCTTGAAAAAGCAGCCGTAACGAATGCGGTCCTGCATGAAATTGCTGCCGAAGGTCACGCATTCGGAACAGCAGATATCGGTAAAGGCGGCAATGTGCCGATCGATATGTCCTCGCCGAATATCGCGAAACCGATCTCGATGGGCCATTTGCGTTCAACGGTAATCGGAAACTCTTTGGCCAACATCATGAAAAAAGTCGGCTTCAACCCGATCAAAATCAACCACTTGGGCGACTGGGGCACGCAATTCGGCAAGCTGATCGTCGCCTACAAATTGTGGGGCAATGAAGAGAAAGTCAAAGCTGAGCCGATCAATGAATTGTTGACTCTGTACGTCCGTTTCCACACAGAAGCAGAATCTGACGATACGTTGAACGACGAAGCCCGCGCTTGGTTCAAAAAATTGGAAGATGGCGATGAGGAAGCTTTGCATCTTTGGGAATGGTTCCGTTCCGAATCGCTGCAGGAATTCATGAAAATCTACGATATGTTGGGGATCACGTTCGATTCCTTCAACGGCGAAGCTTTCTACAACGACAAGATGGATGAAGTCGTGGAACTGTTGGACAAAGCCGGCATCCTGACCCAGGACCGCGGCGCAACCATCGTTGATCTGGAGAAATACAACTTGAATCCGGCTTTGATCAAGAAATCGGATGGCGCAACGCTGTACATCACCCGCGATTTGGCTGCGGCGATCTACCGCAAACGCAACTATGATTTTGCGATGTCCCTGTATGCAGTCGGCAACGAACAAAGCAACCACTTCAAGCAATTGAAAGCCGTATTGAAAGAGTTGGGCTACGACTGGGCAGAAAACATGCACCATATCCCGTTCGGCCTGATCACGCAAGGCGGCAAAAAACTGTCGACGCGTCAAGGCAAAGTCATCCTGCTTGAGGAAGTCCTGAATGAAGCGACCGAGCTTTCCTTGAAACAGATCAATGAAAAGAATCCGACACTGGAAAATAAAGAAGAAGTCGCCAAAGCAGTCGGCGTCGGTGCTGTCGTTTTCCACGACCTGAAAAATGACCGTCTGAACAATTTCGACTTCGATTTGGAGGAAGTCGTGCAATTCGAAGGCGAAACAGGCCCATACGTACAATACACAAATGCACGCGGCTTGAGCATTTTGCGCAAAGCGGCAGTCGAACTGGACACGACCGAAGCGGCTGACCTTGGTTTGGATGATGCTTACGCATGGGAAGTCGTGAAATTGTTGAACAGCTTCCCCGAAATCATCCAGCAAGCCTACGAAAAATTCGAGCCATCTGTGATCGCGAAATACACGCTCCATTTGGCCCAAGCGTTCAATAAATACTACGGCAACACAAAAGTGCTGGTAGAAGACGACAAACGCAACGCCCGTCTGGCACTTGTCCAGTCCGTAGCCACAGTCCTGCAAGAAGGCCTAAGACTCCTAGGAGTCCAATCCCCAGAAAAAATGTAG